The segment ATTCGGCCGCAGACCGGGCTTTTTCGTAAAAATCCTCTCGCTTTCCCCAGTGTTTTCTAGTAAATAACTACCCCAGCCCAGGGACATTCCTGACAGTTTCCCCCTCTGTCGGACACCCACAGTCGAAGTGTCTGCAGCGGGGAATCGTGTGGTCTTTTCGAGGGGGGAAGACCGCGAGGGCACCGGCTTTGAGTCCGGTGCATAGGGCCGTAAACAGGGAGCGCGCGTTTGCTTTTCATCGAGGATCTGGCATCGCTGGTGCTGTGGCTGCTGGCCACGGTGTTGAGCGTCAATCTGCTGTTCCTGCTGTTCATCTTTTACCGCCGGCTGGCGCGCAAGCGGTATTACGAGGACAAGGACTCGGCACGCTCGCGCTACACGCGCGTGGTGTCGGAGTTCGTGGACAACGAGATCTCGGTGGACCGCGCGGTCGCGCTGCTGCAGGAAGCCAGCTCGCGGGCGGAGCACGACGCGGTGCAGGAGATGCTGCTCGCGCAAGAGGACGCCAACAACGCCGAGCGCATCTCGCAGGTGTTCTTCGGGCTGGGCTACGTGGACGAGTGGGCGCGCCAGGCTTTCGGCCGCCGGCGCGCCAAGGCGCTGCTGGAGCGCTCGATGAAGCGGGAGAAAGCGGCCATCTCCACCACCGTCCCGCGCACCCTGCTGACACCCGTCCGGCGCATGCGGATGTTCGCGGTGCCGCGCTCGGTGGCGCTGGAGGCGCTGGGCCGCCTCGCGCCCGACTACGCGCAGGTCTTCGTGGCCGAGGCGCTGCACGATCCGGCGTCGGAGGTGCGGCGCATCGCCATCGCCGCCATGGGACGCAACCGGCACCCGGCCGCCATCCCGCTGCTGTTCGACGAGCTGCTCAAGGCGGTCGAGATGAACAACGACGTCTCGCTGCGCAGCACCAAGTCGGCGCTGGTCTGCTACACCATGGAGGACCTGTTCCACTTCGTCCCCTACATGACGCACCCGAACCGGCGCATGCGGTTCTTCGTGGTGGACACGGTGCGCGAGATCGCCAACAAGGCCGCGCGCCACATGCTGCTCAACAAGAACGATTTTCCGCAGGAGCTCTACGACGCCTTCCTGGAGAACGCCGTGCGCGACGAGTTCGCCGACGTGCGCGCGCGCGCCGGGGCGGTGATCAAGCACTTCCGCGACAAGCGCGCGGTGCAGGCGCTGCGCACCCTGCTCTCCGACGAGAACGACTTCGTGCGGCTGCACTCGGTGCGCGCCTGTCAGGACCGCTACTACGCCGAGCTCGTGCCCGACATGATCCGCCGGCTCTCCGACACGCGCTGGCGGGTGCGCGAAGCGGCCGTCAAGGCGCTCGCCGCCTTCGGCGCCTCCGGTTCCAACGAACTCTACCGCTACTTCGTCGCCACCAAGGACCAATACGTGAGTGAGCAGATCACCGAAGAGATCCAGCGTTCCGGCCTGACCGCCGACATCGTGGCCGCGCTCGCGCATGGCGGCGAGGACCGCGACCTGGCCATGGCGGTCGCCAAGAAGATGGTGCTGATGGGCAAGTCGTCGCTGCTGACTTCGGCGGCCGCGGGCCTGACGCAGCCCGAGCCGCGCATCCTGCTGATGGACGCGCTCATGCTCGCGCCGACGGAGCAGTTCCTCGCCGTGCTGGAGACCATCGGGCAGACCGACGATGGCCCGGTGGGGGACAAGGCCCGCAGCCTGTTGCAGGCGGCCGAGCAGCGGGCCCTGGCCGCGGCGGGGAGGACTTAGCCGTGCACAACGCGATCCTCCATTTCTTCGACTACATCAACGCCATCGTGCTGGTGTATTTCCTCGTGACCAACGTGGTCTACACCGTGCTCATGGTGTTCTCGCTCTATTCCGTCACCATGCACTCCAAGTCGGCGCAGCACGGCGCCTACGCCGACCTGCTGGAGTCGCCGGTCACGCCGCCGGTCGCGCTCATCGTCCCGGCGCACAACGAAGAAGAAGCCATCGTCCAGACGGTGATGTCGCTGCTCGAGATCCAGTTCCCGGAGAAGGAAGTCATCGTGGTCGACGACGGCTCGACCGACGGCACGGTGGAGCGCCTGGTGAACCAGTTCCACCTGCTGCGAATGGACCTGATCTACCGGCAGGTGGCGCCCTGCAAGCCGGTGTTCGCGTTCTACTTCAACCCCGAGCGGCCCGACCTGATCGTGATCTCGAAGGAGAACGGCGGCAAGGCCGACGCGCTCAATGCCGGCATCAACCTGGCGCGCAGCCCGTACTTCTGCACGGTGGACGCCGATTCCATCATCGAGCCGCAGGCGCTGCTCCGGCTGATGGCGCCGGTGGTCGAGTCCAGCGTCAACACGATCGTGAGCGGCGGCGTGGTGCGCATCGCCAACGGCTGCACGCTGCGCAACGGCCGCATCGTCGACGTCAACCTGCCCAAGTCGTGGCTGGAGCGCTGCCAGGTGGTCGAGTACATCCGGACCTTCCTGTTCGGCCGTCCGGGATGGAACTTCCTGAACGCCACCTTCATCTGCTCGGGAGCGTTCTGCCTGCTGCATCGCGAGACCGTGCTCGAGGCCGGGGGCTTTTCCACCGACACCGTCACCGAAGACATCGACATCATCGCGACGCTGCACCGCTTCTGCAAGAAGAACCACCGCAAGTACCGCATGGTGTTCACCACCGACCCCATCTGCTGGACCGAGGCGCCGCACTCGGTGGGGATGCTTGCCCGCCAGCGCCGCCGCTGGCAGCTCGGCCTGATGCAGACGGTGATGAAGCACAACGACATGATCTTCAGCCCGCGCTACGGCCTGATGGGGCTGCTGAGCATGCCGTTCCACGCCTACGTGGAGGCCATCGGCTGCACCATCGAGGCGTTCGGCACCTTCATCATCCCGTTCACGTTCCTGGTGGGAGCGATGCCGTTCTCGCTCTTCATCATGCTGATGTTCCTGGCGTTCGGCTACGGCACGCTGCTGTCGGTCGGCTCCGTGCTGCTGGAAGAGACCACGCTGCGCCGCTATCCCAAGGTGCGCGACGTCTTCTACCTGGTGCTGTTCGCGATGATCGAGAACATCGGCTACCGCCAGATGGTGACCATGTTCCGCGCGCAGGGGGTCATCCAGTACTTCACCGGCCTCAAGAAGTGGGAGCTGGTCGTGCACAAGGGCGTCGAAGGCCGCATGTTGGTGGAAGATGAAATATAGGGCCTGGCTCACCAACCGCGTGATCATCGGCATGGTGCTGTTCTTCGTCATCATGGCGATGTGGGAGTTCAAGTGGAAGCCGCAGTACCGGCCTTTCTACGAGCAGGGCGTCGCGCACTACCAGAAAGCGGAGTACAAGGACGCGCTCGAGGAACTGAACAAGGCTTACAGCATCGCGCCCAACGCGCTCGACGTGATCGTGATGCTGGGCTGGACGAACCTGAAGCTCAATCGCTTCGAGGACGCGCGCTTCTACTTCGACCGCGCCATCCGCATCGATCCGCGCACCGACGAGGCGCAGATCGGCATCTCGTTCGTCGCGCTCGAGACCGGCCGCGGCAAGATCGACTACCCCCTGCTCAACAAGCTGCTGGGCAAGCGGGGCGCCGATCCGAACGTGCGCATCCTGGCCGCGGGCGCGCTCGTGCAGGAGGGCAAGAACCTGGAAGCGGCGGCCCTCTACCAGGACCTGGTCAACGACCGCGACTACGGCAAACCGGCGCAGCTCGCGCTGCAGGACCTGCTCGGCAACGAAGGCTTCAACGACCCGGTCCCGAGCACGCTGCCGGAGGTGAACAAGCCCTCGCAGACGCAGGTGCGCTTCCGCTCGGCGGAGGGCGCGCTCTGGCGGCTCAACGGCACGCAGTGGGAGAAGTACTACGTCAGCGGCATCAACCTCGGACCCGGCGCGCCCGGCTTCTTCCCGTCGAAGCCGCCCACGGCCGGCATGATGTACAAGCAGTGGATCGACGAGGCGTCGCGCACCAACGCCAACGTCCTGCGTCTTTACACGCTGCTGCCCCCCGGTTTCTATCGCGCCTACAAGCACTACCTGCGCAACGGCGGGAAGATGCAGTTGATGCAGCAGATCTGGATCGGCGACCCGCCCAACAAGGACCTGTACGAGCCGTCGTTCGTGGAAGAGACGAGGCGCGAGATCCGCTACGTGGTCGACGCGCTGCACGGCCACGGCGACATCCCGCCGAAACGCGCGCGCGGCAACGGCATCTACGAGAACGACGTCTCCGGCGACGTGATGGCCATCCTGCTCGGGCGCGAGGTCGAGCCCTCCGTCGCGCAGCAGACCAACATCATCAACGGCGGCAAGACGAGGTACGACGGCAAGTACATCACCGTCCAGCGCGCCAACGCCACCGAAGTCTGGTTCGCCGAGATGCTCGACTACCTCGTGCAGTACGAGCACGAGACCTACAACTGGCAGCATCCCGTCGCCATCGTCAACTGGCCGCCGATGGACCCGCTCACCCATCCCACCGAGGCCACCAACCTCGAGGAGGTGAAGTACCGCATCCGCAAGGGTGAGCAGCTCGCCATCCCCAAGGGCCTGGAAGACGACAACGACGCCACCGCCATCGACGAAGCCAAGTACCGCGCGACCGGCAACATGTACGCCGGCTTCTTCGCCTCGTACCACGTCTATCCCTACTATCCCGACTTCCTGCTGCTCGATCCGCAGTACCTGAACGCGCGCGATTCCGAGGGTGTGAACCCGGTCTACGGCTACCTCAAGGACCTGCGGGCGCACATCCCGCACGCGCTGGTCATCACGGAATACGGCATGCCGAGCTCGATGGGCATCTCGCACTTCCATCCTTATGGCTGGCATCACGGCGGCCACAACGAGGAGCAGCAGGCGCAGATCCTGGTGCGGTTGGCGAAGACCATCAAGGAGACCGGCTGCTCCGGCGGCGTGCTGTTCGAGCTGATGGACGAGTGGTACAAGCACAACTGGCTCACGGTGGACTTCGAGTCGCCCATCGACCGTGCCAACCTCTGGCTCAACGACCTCGATCCCGAGAAACGCTACGGCATCGTCGGGTGGCACACCAGCAAGTGGAAACTGTTCACCGGCGACGCGGCCGCGTGGTCGAGCGAGCAGACGTTCTACAACTCCACCGCCGAGCCGCGGCCGTTCAACGACGGCTTCGACGGCGCCCGCGCCATCCGGAGCGTGCAGGCCGCGATGGACGAGGGGTACCTCTACCTGCGAATCGGCGTGAGCTGCTTCGATTGCCCGAACAAGGATCGCCGCAAGGATTCCAAGCCCGACTTCTCCAAGGCGAACTACGCGGTGGCCATCAACACCATGCCGGGCAGCGTCGGCATCAAGAAGCTGCCCTTCGGCGGGCAGGAAGTCCGCAACGGAGCCAACTTCCTGCTCTTGCTCGGCGACCCCACGGCTTCGCGCCTGTTGATCGCCGACAACTACAACC is part of the Terriglobales bacterium genome and harbors:
- a CDS encoding HEAT repeat domain-containing protein, with translation MLFIEDLASLVLWLLATVLSVNLLFLLFIFYRRLARKRYYEDKDSARSRYTRVVSEFVDNEISVDRAVALLQEASSRAEHDAVQEMLLAQEDANNAERISQVFFGLGYVDEWARQAFGRRRAKALLERSMKREKAAISTTVPRTLLTPVRRMRMFAVPRSVALEALGRLAPDYAQVFVAEALHDPASEVRRIAIAAMGRNRHPAAIPLLFDELLKAVEMNNDVSLRSTKSALVCYTMEDLFHFVPYMTHPNRRMRFFVVDTVREIANKAARHMLLNKNDFPQELYDAFLENAVRDEFADVRARAGAVIKHFRDKRAVQALRTLLSDENDFVRLHSVRACQDRYYAELVPDMIRRLSDTRWRVREAAVKALAAFGASGSNELYRYFVATKDQYVSEQITEEIQRSGLTADIVAALAHGGEDRDLAMAVAKKMVLMGKSSLLTSAAAGLTQPEPRILLMDALMLAPTEQFLAVLETIGQTDDGPVGDKARSLLQAAEQRALAAAGRT
- a CDS encoding glycosyltransferase family 2 protein — encoded protein: MHNAILHFFDYINAIVLVYFLVTNVVYTVLMVFSLYSVTMHSKSAQHGAYADLLESPVTPPVALIVPAHNEEEAIVQTVMSLLEIQFPEKEVIVVDDGSTDGTVERLVNQFHLLRMDLIYRQVAPCKPVFAFYFNPERPDLIVISKENGGKADALNAGINLARSPYFCTVDADSIIEPQALLRLMAPVVESSVNTIVSGGVVRIANGCTLRNGRIVDVNLPKSWLERCQVVEYIRTFLFGRPGWNFLNATFICSGAFCLLHRETVLEAGGFSTDTVTEDIDIIATLHRFCKKNHRKYRMVFTTDPICWTEAPHSVGMLARQRRRWQLGLMQTVMKHNDMIFSPRYGLMGLLSMPFHAYVEAIGCTIEAFGTFIIPFTFLVGAMPFSLFIMLMFLAFGYGTLLSVGSVLLEETTLRRYPKVRDVFYLVLFAMIENIGYRQMVTMFRAQGVIQYFTGLKKWELVVHKGVEGRMLVEDEI
- a CDS encoding tetratricopeptide repeat protein, translated to MKYRAWLTNRVIIGMVLFFVIMAMWEFKWKPQYRPFYEQGVAHYQKAEYKDALEELNKAYSIAPNALDVIVMLGWTNLKLNRFEDARFYFDRAIRIDPRTDEAQIGISFVALETGRGKIDYPLLNKLLGKRGADPNVRILAAGALVQEGKNLEAAALYQDLVNDRDYGKPAQLALQDLLGNEGFNDPVPSTLPEVNKPSQTQVRFRSAEGALWRLNGTQWEKYYVSGINLGPGAPGFFPSKPPTAGMMYKQWIDEASRTNANVLRLYTLLPPGFYRAYKHYLRNGGKMQLMQQIWIGDPPNKDLYEPSFVEETRREIRYVVDALHGHGDIPPKRARGNGIYENDVSGDVMAILLGREVEPSVAQQTNIINGGKTRYDGKYITVQRANATEVWFAEMLDYLVQYEHETYNWQHPVAIVNWPPMDPLTHPTEATNLEEVKYRIRKGEQLAIPKGLEDDNDATAIDEAKYRATGNMYAGFFASYHVYPYYPDFLLLDPQYLNARDSEGVNPVYGYLKDLRAHIPHALVITEYGMPSSMGISHFHPYGWHHGGHNEEQQAQILVRLAKTIKETGCSGGVLFELMDEWYKHNWLTVDFESPIDRANLWLNDLDPEKRYGIVGWHTSKWKLFTGDAAAWSSEQTFYNSTAEPRPFNDGFDGARAIRSVQAAMDEGYLYLRIGVSCFDCPNKDRRKDSKPDFSKANYAVAINTMPGSVGIKKLPFGGQEVRNGANFLLLLGDPTASRLLIADNYNPYQVMPKPGVPNETEISYRRAYTPTLQASGTFMDLVVETNRRRYGRDGTAYPGTRYSRSVLRYGNGNPQDPAFDSLAEWYADSATRSIYVRIPWGKLLVTDPSGRTAWFGFDGGLNVRTAATSGVELSVYALKPTAGPDNLSAMEVAMSLPAGAAPQALTWKGWDTVKPESYFKRSYFAMQKQFLEEQHGEQTAPGPRTPGLRAVGSGARPGSPAGR